GTCTTTTGTCTGAAATGATTTCTTGTTGGATCATTGATAATCTTAATCTTGTTTGTTTATGGAAAATCAATGTTTTTTTATGATCAAGctgtttaattttacttattgtACTTATTTTAGGAAAAGTCAGAAGCAAGAGTTCTTTTGTCTGAAATGCTTTATTATGAGATACTTGGTATCTACGATCTGATTAAATGTGGACACAAGTCTCTTTAACAGCATCTGCTTAGATACATGCATCTGATTccggtaaaagtatcatagaggcTTTTGTATTAggagttggattgcattttgccccctctactcaaaaaaaGGGGGCAAATTAGTCCGGGTATGTTAGatcaaaaaaacaaattgatcaTTCTGCTAAAAGTTccatctatttctattgttaaaaactggttcTAGCACGTCACCATGGGGTACACGTGGCATGCCACATGTCACTGATTATTCCATTAGCCAagctagtttttaatagtacaaatagatgaaatttttaacaaaaatggccaatttactctttgatctaattaccttattttttttttagtagagggggcAAAAAGCAATTGGACTCTTAGTATAGGGGCCTTCATGTTACTTTTACCATCTTATTCCATATTCTGTACAAATTTACAGCaagtatgatttttttcttgCATGTGACATATTTCTTGAGCTAATGAGCCTTTGCAATAATCGAGATGTTGATCAAATCTGGACATAGCTGTTAGCGCCTCAGTAGATGCTCTTGCATCACTTTATTATATAACCTTATTGCGTTGGTACACCTTAGTATAGTGAGGAATATTAGCTTTTCCTTGATCACTCTTTTGAACCTCTTGTGCCTGATTTCTTTGATTCCATTACCAAGAAATTCATGCTGTATTATGACAAGAGCTGCTTTCTTAAACAGATGTGGCGAATATGCATGTACAGCTTATGTGACATTTAAAGATGCCTATTCGCTCGAAACTGCTGTCTTACTCAGTGTAAGGCTCTAACTTGTACTTACAGAGAAATTAACTTTCATTccatttataaaagaaaaagaaatcgtGTGTTCTTTTAGCTACTTGGATGGTTCTAACCATTAGCATTGCTCggtatgttttgattttgaaatgcAACCATAACATCCTTTTTGCATTAATATGGCATGACTTATGAGTATCAGTTTacgtaattgaataaattgctTTCCCTGTAAGGCTGCCACTCAGTCGTATAAGATCTGCCGCTTCCACTTCTTGCAACTTAACCTATAAGGTGAAAACTGGTAATAGGGATGCCCTTCGAtcggaaaataaaaagttggtcaatttaaacttttaatttgaaaattgagatTGACAGTAAGTTAAGATAGACTCTTAATCTTGATCTTTAGCAATGGAACGTTATGCATCTTGGCTTCTCGATTTTTTAGTTATTATAACTCTCATTACTGCCTGAACTTTGATTCTTCAGGGAGCTACAATTGGTGATCAGTCCGTATGCATATCAAAGTGGGGTTCGTATGGTGATGATTCATATCCTTGGGATAGTTCTACATGGAAGACTGAAGAGGATACTAGCTCTTCGGTATGTATCGGTTTCTTTAATAAGAAGAGCAAGTCGTTTGCTTGGTTTCAATACccttctaaacacatgttacCGATCAGACTCTCGGCAAGAGATTTGAATATGTGTGTGATTTTAAACCGCTGATTATATCTCCGCAGGTTACTCATATGCACCCATTTGTTTCTAGTCCTGGAGAAGCGGTGACTGTTGTCAAAACAATGCTAGCCAAGGGATATGTTTTAGGCAAAGATGCTCTTATCAAGGCCAAAGACTTAGACGAGTCCTATCGGGTCTCGGCTACTGCGGCAGCCAAAGTTGCTGAGCTTAGCAATAGAATCGGCCTTACTGATAAGATTAACACTAGCATGGAAACTGTAAAATCAGTGGATGAGAAGTATCATGTTTCGGATATCACCAAATCAGTTGCATCAGTTACCGGGACTGCAGTGGTAACAGCTGCAAGTTTTACAGGGAGAACCGCTGTAGCAGCTACCAATGCCGTAGTCAATAGCAGCTATTTTGCCAAGGGAGCACTTTGGGTTTCTGGCATGTTGAACCGTGCAGCTGAAGCGGCCGCTGATCTGGGTAAACATGGAAACAAACAAACACACACCTAGTTAAGTGCACGGTCCTTTCCCATGcgtagaaataataaaatactcgTGTCTGTTTCATACCGGTCTAGTATACGCTTCCGTACATTGACAAGAACTAGAAAGTTTAGTTAGATGGGTGTAAATGTGAGATTTATTGGTCACTGTTATCGATTGTTTGTTCATTTAACGAGATGGGGTTTGCTGAAGAAATTCACCCCTGCCCCATATAAAACGTAACGgaatataaaaagataatatgAACATGAGATGATCTTACGCCGAATGCGTGTTTTGGGATCCCTTTTTGTTAGATACTATATTATTGAATAAGAATACAGAACAAATTGAAAGATATGAATTTACTGAGGAAATTACTTAGTATTCTTTTTCTGCTTGAATCAATACGATGCTAGtgtttttatattgaatatgaGTAACACTTTTTGTTACCTTCTAAGTTCATGCTAGTGTTTGAATGCAAAGCATAGTCTGTCATCTTGGAAATATGAAGTGCAGAAAGGGCTCATCGATGGAGGTTGAATTCTACattaattattatcttttacaaGTATGAATTTGATAATTGAGTTGAACTATTacacttaatatttttgtataaaaaaaatgtttcaaTTTTGCTACTAAATATTTTTCTCCCAAGTCCCAActttaatttgaaacaaaatttaatataaaataataatattttaattatctttcattaataattaaatatggtaaaattatggaaaaatatatatcaaagaatatttattttataaataaaactgAACTTAactttttggataaatttttaaaattttctaatctttctttaataaaataaataatctatATTAATTTCTTAAGTTTTAACATCTGTTATggtatattattcaaataaaatacttggaaaggttttttttattttaattttgtattgaaatcattgaaaatcaatgttgattgtaaattttatttttttaaaatcaaaattgcctgctaaaattaactcaaaatttaatagtaaaattcaatcaattaaaaataagtagtaaatttacacaatttcaaAGTATAATGGtatatataaaccaaaatatccttttgaaaaatttgattttaatttaaataatatcgAAAATAGGTTAATCAATAtagaaatttgggtaaaaattaaaatctgtCACTATATCTTAGTTTTATTGATACTTCAAAACTAaaggaaattttattattctattttaattttatattaaattttatgacgTTACTTTTGTtagattgaattttgaaactaaagtttaattttttattaaattttaatattaaatttcattttttattaaatatgagtattttttaaatcatgcttaattttatttatctaattcAACCCTAATGTTTTACTATCCACTCttgtgtatataatatatatagtttaaattaaaatttaattaggcttcgtttattattaattttatgtaatatattaattattataaaatattaccttattgtaaaataaatttcaattgcCCAAAGAAAATGTTACTacaatattttgtaataaatatatttatgttgtatttgtttcactaagaacaacttttaaaaattatttcaggagaattttgtcaaataataacaaatattttacacaaaatcatccaaatacaaaatatatcaGCTTTTCCAAAAAAAGTCAATCAATTATTTAGAAATCATTTTCCGAAactattttcaatgaaacaaacatgaTCAAAAACCAATTATATAGAATTCAGCTTAGTaagaaataaaactttaattatcGAATTTACTCATTCCATccctgtaatacccaattttagcccgggctcacatatggaaacataattttcaatgatatacaatcttagatatgatatatgcaatcttagatatgatatatacaatcttagaagatatgattttgtaatattagagatttaatttgtagataccctttaatcttagccgttgatgtaattgatctgtaccgttggatttggggaggctcagctataaatagaggcttctcccttcattgtaaaatgagagaatgaataaaaaaagggagaacgattggtagttttttaaaggtggcttactgttttttttctttttcgattattttttacttatttacgattttaaaaaggggagaaggtgataccgctgcgaattttttttatttattttatttagccctaataaagtgacgcgtttcataggatggagatattttcccattcgagccctatgagttattcgcgcatttttaatgttttacaattagttttttttatctttttagaaTTAGCCCTTTAATttgctttcaatttcaatttagccccgctgaaacgacgtcgttttagaggagaggagaaaatttcccttccagcccctctatgtaattcgcgtgttcaatttaatcctttgggttttatttatttgcagattttCCCCCAGATTTTTCATATTCAGTtcaatttaggttttttttttctttttttaaattaattaacttccataatgtaattatttcttttattttttaattattatttatttatatatatattttttgtttttatttaattatttatttatttaaaaaatatttttatatgtacgtatatttatttttaatattgtaattattatttaatatatatatatatatacttttatgtaTCCATTTATCttcctatatatatgtatattttctataatgtaattattattatcattatttttatatgtacacatgtatatatatttttaacaaatgttttgtttatatccatatggatattttttttaaaaagggctcaaatatatatattttaaatacctattttataatctatatatgtttatctatttttctttatattcataaatattatgtattgcatatatatatacgctccataacccaaaaatttatttgtaaatcatatgtatattttaatattcataatttctatgttcatattatatatattcttttattcatttatttggtTGACTTTCCTCCTTTCGTTATATAATTgagtttacatttaatattttgcatgtcattgatTATTGTTATcgattttgtttattcatttattcatattatttctatgccatcgtaatatttattattgcattgtatatttaatgtagcatcacatcatttttcactcgatttcaaaaatttcaaaattgagataatgcttgtatttaggattttcaaggaaattgagccctaacgtattgggttccgattttcttcgttaaatctaacaatcgagcatttctctttaatcaaaaaaataagaactcattattgggaattcaacacgttgtgtcctaatgtattggatgtgacgtattggtttctcgaaatgaagattctttctaaaaaataataaagaaaatattccgagtttgggattttggaggaattgtgtcctaacgtattgggccgcgatttcttaaatcttgaataaatggatattcttttaattttttattacacaagtattctggcctaattcatttttgaggaaattagaatgtcgtgccctaacgcattgggtgtggcattttctttctttgaaatgataagggtcttaatacgtaactttaagagtttttgctaaggattatatttttcaaattttcgacattaagacattaattaattaactaggtacaaatttttgggcgttacgagggtgctaatccttcctcgaacgtaactgactcccggatccgtttttctaaaactcgtagaccaaagccatttttttaggtgatccaatcacaccttaataaaagattggtggtgactcccaattttcattttttaaagtcgacaacctaaattctttgtttttcaaaaaaatggtttcgatagcttggcgactccgctggggaaattttttttaaaaaaaaagagagtcgagccacaaagttgattaatttttgtcttatggtcaagaaaaatatattttttaaaaaaactcatgacatcctttcgcattcattatcttataacttaaatattatttcaccttcgtgtagggtagtggattgcttccgggatacatccgtacctatgtcttcgtgagattttcatctccgtgcagccatagggaaatgtattctcccgaaccgaactcgatccatatgagcctataatgggtgaggattgaggaatctgctagttcgggtacctttactgaTAGAGGGgtttgcgcgcggaccaagatcgagttgccaagtcacaggaaactcctacgaaaaccctaaacaatcagatctgaaacgaaacaaaaaattaaaagattagaattttgaattcccagatctgaaataaaatccccaaaacaaagaaagaatcaaattgagaatagaaataagtgttaataagggttcttgaaaccttAAAGGAGATTCGATtcgcccaattgaacaccaagatagttttccccaaatttcgacaatctaatttcacccaaaagagtatggaagaaccctagaaattgggaaTTTTAggtgattccttaagatagaaaaaggtgaaaacacaataagaaagaaaataaaattagataaagattcaaagacaagcgaaataaagaaagaattgatagcaagaaattaaaagataagtcctaagaagccttgaaatcccgaaagatctcacaactcccttcaaacggctctaatctcccctctaaagaatatcaatggcaagaataaggctgaagatggctcccacaatcaaaatattgttaaaacaacttctacagaaaactcaagagagaattcttggagaaaaactcaaagagaattctacacttaaacaaatctgatatttttgatatatttgagaaGTTCTTTACAAGGTGGCcagccatgcctttaaataggccttataactagtcctaatctaattagaaaactaaaataaaaaaactcctaattattttaatatggaaattcgtCAAAGGTatttatttgggactcttggactgaatatttacataaaaatttaaactaagtaaataaataaataaataaaataaaactttacaacttgggccactttgacaatttggcctgattttcaactaagtatgtatggatttcttgattgggctgggaatttgcttattgggcctcgccttcaagaatttgggcttttgtgactcgtatcatttaccctagaagccaaacttcatataatgaaccttaggaatccaccctaggtaggactatactaaaccctagtagatatccaattagggatttttactatttcttgattatatcttATGTTTCTATGTGATACTgacttttggtgttttatttgcatgacatggcatttcatttcatggcattacatttcatcataaaagtcGTCAGTccatattcagttgctagatagaaggcttatcatggaaaaagggtttcttgataaaatggaggacaatgcggctgtccgaacttggtctgaaacaatgcaacaagaaaagggtgatagtttggctgacGGGCATGTATCGGAATTATAAGACTTTGCGCAtatcagtgtaactcaaaacaatttgcaagaattgaaggaaatttGGGGTTAGTGGAGTGATGAGGTTAgatagatattttataataattatggggatctaccttatttgcttgatgtaaaGGTAGACAAACATTTGTTTCAAGCCCTTGCCCAGTTCTGGAATCCTACTTACAGCTGCTTTACGTTTGGGAAggtcgatttggtgcctacgatagaggaatatatggctttactccgatgttcGAAGTTCAAGTGGACAGGGTCTATTTGAGAGCGGTAAATGTGtcaaccttttcaaagaagctgatgagtGTAACAGAAATGAATGAGCAGTGGGTTGTTGCACGAAataagcaaaagggggatagtaAGTGTGTTCCTTGGAGAAgcttgaaagatgcaattctcACACACCTAGATGTAAGAAAAAGGTTAGATGTCTTTTCTTTAAGTATATAcggcttggttgtcttccctaaaGCTTTGGGGTATGTGGACGAAGCAGTCATTGATTTATTCGATTGGCTCGATAAGAAGGTTACACCGATTCCAGCAATTTTGGTAGAAactttcaggtcattgagtgcatgccgaaaGACGGGCGAATGTAGATTCATTGGATGTGCATAGCTTCTACTcgcatggtttcacagtcacttttggaatgtggataaagtttcgtatcaggttttctctgaaaattattcccCACTAAAAGAGATAGTAGCTATGCCAAGGGGAGACGACATTTCGAAGGAgaagtggatggcaattcttcaaaatcttcaggAGGGAgacgttgagtggagagctccttggttgcttccagatgagatcctgtataggtGTGGAAATTTCGATTGGGTTCCACTACTTGAAGTTTGGGGAGCTATTGGAtatgccccattattggtgttaagacagtataggtcaaggcaatttatacctgcAACCTTAGGGATagttgattgtgaattttcatacaaggatgatggttatagaaagaataTTAAAGAGATGTCTAGCGCATGGAAAcagactcgccgaatgaagaggtTAGCAGTGGGTCCGATGATAACTCTtgagtataatgaatggtgggttaggaGAATTAACGACAATATACCCAAGATAAGTCAGGAAAATAGCCAGACGATAGAAGAACATTTGCGAATTATTCCTTCTGAGTTGGAGATTATAAGGCAGGATTTCGAAAGGAAGAATACggatttagaaaagaagatagaacaaATGGAGGAGGAAAAGGTGAGCTTGAGATTAGACATAGACGTTTAGAAGCTCGAAACcgaaaaataaggaaaagaaaaaataaggcTGAGGAAGGGTTAGATAGTCTAAAGAcagattataaaaagttgcgtctgtcaatgagaactgcCGCGTTAGGAAAAACTTCAGAACAGTGGCGAGCagaaattcgagaagaaaaggacaaagccGATAGATGAAAACAGAAATTCCAAGAGATGCAAAGGCGAAACGAGACTTTAGAAAAaagtttgtcagaaagccaaaaggaaaagggcgagttaaaggatagggtgactgagttggaaagatctcttcaTCAATATCGAAATTAAAATTCCGCAATAGAGTTAAAAGCAAGCTTGacaaaattgaagaaatgaagaaaagaatcggAGAGTTAGAAACGGCGCTGCAAAATGGTGAGATCCAGATCAAGTACTTGAAGGCAAATGAAAGTCGTAATAATGAGCAACTCCGTTactttcagagtcaagttagGAACAGAGATCATCTTATGGAAGAAGTCGtggtccagattcgagaagtagccAATCACATACAGACTTTAGCAGTACAGGCTGACATgttgagtgtgaagtatgaattagaatcggatcaggggcaagaattagctttgttacttaaaaatattagagTTCTGGGTATTAGAgcaaagtcttatttgtaattcactttatgtaaagaaatttaatttctgataaagttttcttaaatggaattgaatcaaaattgatgccttttttgcattcatttcatgcattgcattacttcatatgcatttaaaaatattaaaagactctaattaatttaaatcactcctcagttaatgtaatagcccgattttaggcttagtcggaacagtggtttcgggaccacaaatccgacgagaaaaaaaaatgtaatggcctgaattttcagaggtgtcaaaacggtgattcgagatcactaaattcgacaaatgggtagaaaatattattaatttagtaagtataagttaaatgtgaagttaggaaaatttttgaaatagtgaatagtgcactagaaataaatattaaaataattagaatcgaaatgaggtatcaagacctcggggattttaaaccgag
The window above is part of the Gossypium raimondii isolate GPD5lz chromosome 9, ASM2569854v1, whole genome shotgun sequence genome. Proteins encoded here:
- the LOC105798230 gene encoding binding partner of ACD11 1, translating into MYPGGYTAEITSLSPKATEKDLCDFFAYCGAIEHIEIIRCGEYACTAYVTFKDAYSLETAVLLSGATIGDQSVCISKWGSYGDDSYPWDSSTWKTEEDTSSSVTHMHPFVSSPGEAVTVVKTMLAKGYVLGKDALIKAKDLDESYRVSATAAAKVAELSNRIGLTDKINTSMETVKSVDEKYHVSDITKSVASVTGTAVVTAASFTGRTAVAATNAVVNSSYFAKGALWVSGMLNRAAEAAADLGKHGNKQTHT